A region from the Kineothrix sp. IPX-CK genome encodes:
- a CDS encoding beta-galactosidase small subunit, translating to MDYMNKEEHIDETLHIVYGDIVLGLHGEGFSYLFSYVKGGLESLVIDGKEWLYRTPGPAFWRAVTDNDRGNDFPLRSGMWMGADSFISCVGGEVMVDGREIPLPIAPENNKYTGNERAKKVQLKFFYETITVPSTKAEVAYEVCADGKINVHVQYHGNDKLPELPVFGMRFVMPTKAIGYRYEGLSGETYPDRMAGGIPGIYDIKGLPVTKYLVPQDCNVHMKTKWLEVYRNTTLNNADQNNKIFGLKFSAMEEGNEFAFSCIPYTPLELENAAHHEELPPARRTVVSILGAVRGVGGIDSWGADVEEAYRINAGDDISYSFQLSKAIVK from the coding sequence ATGGATTATATGAATAAAGAAGAACACATCGATGAAACGCTGCACATCGTATATGGAGATATTGTGCTTGGACTTCATGGAGAGGGCTTCAGTTATCTGTTTTCCTATGTGAAGGGCGGATTGGAATCCTTGGTAATCGATGGGAAGGAGTGGCTGTATCGCACGCCGGGGCCTGCTTTTTGGCGCGCTGTAACAGATAATGACAGAGGGAACGATTTTCCGCTCCGTTCTGGAATGTGGATGGGAGCCGATTCTTTTATTTCCTGTGTCGGAGGAGAGGTTATGGTAGACGGAAGAGAGATCCCTTTGCCAATCGCGCCGGAAAATAATAAATATACGGGAAATGAACGTGCTAAAAAAGTACAACTGAAATTTTTTTATGAAACAATAACTGTTCCTTCCACAAAAGCAGAAGTTGCTTATGAAGTATGTGCTGACGGCAAAATAAATGTCCATGTGCAGTATCACGGAAATGATAAGCTGCCGGAGCTGCCCGTATTCGGAATGCGGTTCGTTATGCCGACAAAGGCGATAGGATACCGGTACGAAGGATTGTCCGGTGAGACCTATCCCGATAGGATGGCCGGTGGGATTCCCGGTATTTACGACATAAAAGGGCTGCCGGTAACGAAATATCTGGTTCCTCAGGATTGTAATGTCCATATGAAGACCAAATGGCTGGAAGTATATAGGAATACGACTTTAAACAATGCAGATCAGAACAATAAGATCTTCGGACTTAAATTTTCTGCCATGGAAGAGGGGAATGAGTTTGCATTTTCCTGTATTCCATACACTCCGCTGGAGCTTGAAAACGCTGCTCATCATGAAGAACTGCCCCCTGCGAGAAGAACAGTAGTATCCATTCTGGGAGCGGTAAGAGGCGTTGGAGGAATCGATAGCTGGGGTGCGGATGTGGAAGAAGCTTATCGTATAAATGCCGGAGACGATATCAGTTATTCCTTCCAGCTCAGTAAGGCGATAGTAAAATAG
- the amrA gene encoding AmmeMemoRadiSam system protein A encodes MPIAGAFVVPHPPLIFPEIGHGEQFRIQKTIDSYKDVAKRIKVMQPETIVIISPHSVMYRDYFHISPGVHASGNFSRYGYPEIILEADYDTELVAEIERKAHCNKIQAGTEGEREKELDHGTMIPLRFIKEAYAKKFKIVRIGLSGLPLSEHYRLGKTIREAAEKAGRRIVVVASGDLSHRLLDSGPYEYAKEGPEYDRRITDILAEGNLSKALDFSDDFCGKAGECGHRSISIMAGCMDGMPLKAELLSYEGPFGVGYAVAAFQDAYVSLAREALEYYLRKGINLPVPAGLPEELLKKKAGAFVSLKKYGNLRGCIGTIQETKNCVAEEVIENAVNAGLWDPRFPQVEATELGHIICTVDVLSAPEPVTSAEELDVKKYGVIISMGGRRGLLLPNLEGVETVEEQIGISLKKAGIDEKDYREGKCLLERFEVVRHY; translated from the coding sequence ATGCCAATCGCTGGAGCATTTGTAGTTCCCCATCCGCCTCTTATTTTTCCGGAAATCGGGCACGGAGAACAATTCAGAATACAAAAGACAATCGATTCATATAAGGATGTTGCAAAAAGAATCAAGGTGATGCAGCCCGAGACGATTGTGATTATTTCGCCCCATTCTGTTATGTATAGAGACTATTTTCATATTTCACCGGGCGTTCATGCGTCAGGGAATTTCTCGCGTTACGGTTATCCTGAAATCATATTGGAAGCAGATTATGATACGGAGCTTGTGGCAGAGATTGAAAGGAAGGCACACTGTAATAAAATTCAGGCAGGAACGGAAGGTGAAAGAGAGAAAGAATTGGATCACGGAACGATGATACCCCTTCGTTTTATAAAGGAAGCTTACGCGAAAAAGTTTAAAATAGTAAGAATAGGCTTATCCGGTCTTCCTTTATCCGAACACTATCGCTTGGGAAAAACGATAAGGGAAGCCGCAGAAAAAGCAGGGCGGCGGATTGTCGTGGTTGCCAGCGGGGATCTGTCCCATCGTTTATTGGATAGCGGACCATATGAATATGCCAAGGAAGGACCGGAATATGACAGGAGAATTACGGATATCCTTGCGGAGGGCAATTTATCCAAAGCGCTCGATTTTTCGGATGATTTCTGCGGGAAAGCGGGGGAATGCGGACATCGTTCTATTTCTATTATGGCAGGATGTATGGACGGGATGCCTCTTAAGGCGGAACTTCTATCCTATGAAGGACCATTTGGAGTTGGATATGCGGTAGCGGCCTTTCAGGATGCCTATGTGTCTTTAGCCAGAGAAGCTTTGGAATATTATCTGAGAAAAGGTATTAATCTTCCAGTGCCGGCCGGACTGCCCGAAGAGCTGCTTAAGAAAAAGGCGGGAGCATTTGTTTCTTTAAAGAAATATGGCAATTTAAGAGGCTGTATAGGAACCATACAGGAAACGAAAAACTGCGTGGCGGAGGAAGTTATTGAGAATGCGGTAAATGCCGGGTTGTGGGACCCGAGATTCCCGCAAGTGGAGGCGACGGAACTGGGCCATATTATTTGTACGGTAGATGTCCTGTCTGCCCCGGAACCGGTTACATCCGCAGAGGAACTGGATGTAAAAAAATACGGCGTGATCATATCGATGGGAGGCCGGAGAGGACTTCTGCTTCCGAATCTGGAAGGTGTAGAAACGGTAGAGGAACAGATAGGTATTTCGTTAAAGAAGGCAGGAATTGACGAAAAGGATTACAGAGAAGGTAAATGTTTGCTGGAACGTTTTGAGGTGGTGAGACATTATTAA
- a CDS encoding glycoside hydrolase family 2 TIM barrel-domain containing protein, translating to MKADITWLDQPEVFSVNQLPAHSDHEFYSDREEFLHGKNSLAQSLNGDWRFRYSVNAMERPIDFFEEDYPEEGFGDIKVPCHIEIAGYDKIHYINTMYPWEGHMFRRPAHALHKEDDAKGSFSRADYNPVGSYIKRFDLEEGLRGKRVVVFFEGVEQAMYVWLNGRFVGYAEDSFTPSEFDLTPFIKEKGNVLAIEVHKRSTAAYLEDQDFFRFFGVYRNVTLYALPKMHAEDIWAKPTLKEDNVSGTFALDVKLSGNELAGTAAIKLMDKENRVCLEKRLPIINANIHMEPEELKNINAWSNKDPYLYELTISLEDENGKEVEFVPYKVGFRRIEIKDNLMLLNGKRLIINGVNRHEWSAEGGRCIGRREMEWDIQVMKNNNINAVRTCHYPNQLSWYGMCDENGIYMMAETNLESHGSWQKLGKVEPSWNVPGSLPAWEQAVMDRAKTNFEVFKNHTSILFWSLGNESYAGDGIESMNRFYKETDGSRLVHYEGVVHNRAYEDTISDMESRMYASPAQIKEYLENDPKKPFVLCEYMHDMGNSLGGMKSYIDLLEKYPMYQGGFIWDYIDQALFVQDEVSGEKVLRYGGDFDDRPSDYEFSGNGIVFADRMEKPAMQEVRYYYGLYE from the coding sequence ATGAAAGCAGATATTACATGGTTGGATCAACCGGAGGTTTTCAGCGTGAACCAATTGCCGGCGCATAGTGATCATGAATTTTATTCTGACAGAGAAGAGTTTTTGCATGGGAAGAATTCTTTGGCTCAATCGTTAAACGGAGACTGGAGATTCCGCTACTCCGTGAATGCCATGGAACGGCCGATAGATTTTTTTGAGGAAGATTATCCAGAAGAGGGATTTGGCGATATAAAGGTACCGTGCCATATCGAGATTGCAGGCTACGATAAGATTCATTATATCAATACGATGTATCCGTGGGAAGGGCATATGTTTCGAAGACCGGCCCATGCCCTGCATAAGGAAGATGATGCGAAGGGCAGCTTCAGCAGGGCGGATTATAATCCGGTAGGCTCCTATATCAAGCGTTTTGATTTGGAGGAGGGCCTTAGAGGCAAGAGAGTAGTCGTTTTCTTCGAGGGTGTGGAGCAGGCGATGTATGTTTGGTTAAACGGAAGGTTTGTAGGCTATGCGGAGGACAGCTTTACTCCTTCAGAGTTCGATCTGACCCCTTTCATTAAGGAAAAGGGCAATGTGCTTGCTATTGAGGTACATAAGCGGAGCACGGCAGCTTATTTGGAGGATCAGGATTTTTTCCGCTTCTTTGGTGTATATAGAAATGTAACGCTGTATGCCCTTCCTAAGATGCATGCAGAGGATATATGGGCAAAGCCGACACTTAAGGAAGATAATGTGTCGGGGACTTTTGCTCTGGATGTAAAACTGTCCGGAAATGAACTGGCCGGAACTGCGGCGATAAAGCTGATGGATAAGGAGAATAGGGTCTGCCTGGAGAAAAGGCTTCCTATCATAAATGCTAATATCCATATGGAGCCGGAGGAGTTAAAGAACATTAACGCATGGAGCAATAAAGATCCTTATTTATATGAGCTGACCATAAGCTTAGAAGATGAAAACGGTAAGGAAGTGGAATTCGTTCCTTATAAAGTGGGTTTCCGTCGCATTGAAATCAAGGATAATCTGATGTTGTTAAACGGAAAGCGGCTGATTATAAATGGAGTAAACCGCCATGAATGGAGTGCTGAAGGCGGACGCTGCATCGGCAGGCGAGAAATGGAATGGGATATCCAGGTTATGAAAAATAACAATATCAATGCGGTCAGAACCTGCCATTATCCTAATCAGCTTTCGTGGTATGGCATGTGCGATGAAAATGGAATATATATGATGGCGGAAACGAATCTGGAATCTCATGGTTCCTGGCAGAAGCTGGGGAAAGTGGAGCCTTCTTGGAATGTGCCGGGAAGCCTTCCGGCCTGGGAGCAGGCGGTAATGGACAGGGCGAAGACGAATTTCGAAGTGTTCAAGAACCATACTTCCATATTATTCTGGTCATTAGGCAATGAGTCCTATGCGGGAGATGGAATAGAAAGTATGAACCGTTTTTATAAGGAGACGGATGGAAGCAGATTGGTGCATTATGAAGGTGTGGTACATAACAGAGCTTATGAAGATACTATATCTGATATGGAGAGCCGTATGTATGCGTCTCCCGCTCAAATAAAGGAATACCTGGAAAACGATCCGAAAAAGCCGTTTGTCCTATGCGAATATATGCATGATATGGGTAATTCTCTCGGAGGAATGAAATCCTACATCGATTTACTTGAGAAATATCCTATGTATCAGGGTGGATTTATATGGGATTATATCGATCAGGCTCTTTTTGTTCAGGATGAGGTAAGCGGGGAAAAGGTGCTGCGCTATGGCGGAGACTTCGACGACCGTCCGTCCGATTATGAGTTTTCCGGCAATGGAATCGTATTTGCCGATAGAATGGAAAAACCCGCGATGCAGGAGGTAAGATACTATTATGGATTATATGAATAA
- the amrS gene encoding AmmeMemoRadiSam system radical SAM enzyme produces MKTVCPVCMHHCTIEEGKTGLCRARSNENGRIVCTNYGKITSYALDPIEKKPLRRFFPGSKILSVGSYGCNLSCGFCQNHGISMVKEEEADYGILMPEELVNEALAYTEKGNIGIAYTYNEPLIGYEYVRDCAKLARKNGLKNVIVTNGCAELEVLEELLPYTDAFNIDLKGFTEHFYKNVGGSLSMVKAFIERAAKESHVEVTTLIIPGENDDVKEIKQAVSWLASIDENIPYHVSRFFPMWEMKDKEATGIETVYSLAKTAREHLKYVYEGNC; encoded by the coding sequence ATGAAAACAGTTTGTCCGGTGTGCATGCACCATTGTACAATAGAAGAAGGAAAGACAGGGCTTTGTAGAGCGAGAAGCAATGAAAATGGCAGAATTGTCTGTACAAATTATGGAAAAATCACATCCTATGCTCTCGATCCGATCGAGAAAAAGCCTCTTAGGCGCTTTTTTCCCGGGAGTAAAATCCTCTCCGTGGGAAGCTACGGCTGTAATTTATCCTGTGGCTTTTGCCAAAATCATGGTATTTCCATGGTAAAGGAGGAAGAGGCTGATTACGGAATACTTATGCCGGAGGAACTCGTGAACGAAGCCCTTGCTTACACGGAAAAAGGAAATATTGGAATTGCTTATACCTACAATGAACCACTCATTGGTTATGAGTATGTGAGAGACTGTGCGAAGCTTGCAAGAAAAAACGGGCTAAAGAATGTAATCGTCACTAATGGCTGCGCAGAGCTTGAGGTATTGGAGGAGCTTTTGCCCTATACGGATGCCTTTAATATAGATTTAAAAGGCTTTACCGAACATTTTTATAAGAATGTGGGGGGAAGCTTGTCCATGGTAAAGGCTTTTATTGAAAGAGCAGCGAAGGAAAGCCATGTGGAGGTTACGACGCTTATAATACCGGGAGAAAACGATGATGTGAAGGAGATTAAGCAGGCCGTGTCGTGGCTGGCTTCTATCGATGAAAATATACCTTACCATGTTTCCCGCTTTTTTCCCATGTGGGAGATGAAGGACAAAGAGGCTACCGGGATAGAAACGGTTTATTCTCTTGCAAAAACGGCAAGAGAGCATTTGAAGTATGTGTATGAAGGGAATTGTTAA
- a CDS encoding pyridoxamine 5'-phosphate oxidase family protein, with protein sequence MELNREKIKSVLEKEKLIYLATTNSKYPDNSAVCFAYDEKLHLFFGSYSDTLKCRNISRNPYVAISVGTLQIHGVAKIVPYGSEEYRSKREIYDKRFPQYASVFEKVDNELYEILPLVIWNYNPSFGEMNRDELIIDLEYYKSISPYIFHKYNDRSV encoded by the coding sequence ATGGAACTTAACCGAGAAAAGATTAAAAGTGTATTAGAAAAAGAGAAACTCATTTATCTGGCAACAACAAATAGTAAATATCCGGATAACTCTGCTGTTTGTTTTGCATATGATGAAAAATTGCATTTATTTTTTGGCAGTTATTCAGATACGCTGAAATGTAGAAATATATCGCGAAATCCATATGTGGCGATCTCTGTCGGAACATTGCAGATTCATGGGGTTGCAAAAATCGTTCCATATGGGAGTGAAGAATATAGGAGCAAAAGAGAAATATACGATAAACGATTTCCACAGTATGCCTCTGTATTTGAGAAAGTTGATAACGAGTTATATGAAATACTTCCTCTTGTAATATGGAACTACAATCCGTCATTTGGTGAAATGAATAGAGATGAATTAATAATTGATTTAGAGTACTATAAATCAATCTCCCCATACATATTTCACAAATACAATGACCGTTCAGTTTAG
- a CDS encoding homocysteine S-methyltransferase family protein: MTKNEFRSFIKEHPIYLDGATGSNLLKRGMPVGVCPEKWILENKSTLIALQKEFIEAGSNIVYAPTFSANSVKLTEYGLENDIEAMNMELVAVSRDAAGGRCLVAGDLTMTGEQLSPMGTMDFEDLINIYKEQIGYLVRGDVDLLVIETMMSLQESRAALIAAKEICDLPVMVTMTFESDGRTLYGTDAKTAAIVLQSLGADAVGANCSTGPDKMADIIRTMAEVTSVPIIAKPNAGLPYLDKDGNTVYDMNSKDFAEGMAKLVEAGASILGGCCGTTPEYIEKLKNRTAHMSLVKRQEPVKRYLTSERKTVEFGLDDNFIIVGERINPTGKKKLQEQLRAGNMDMVAEFAQEQEACGAGILDVNMGMSGVDEKELMLRALEEVAGVTSIPLSIDSSHIDVLEAALRRYPGRALINSVSYEKMKFNHLLPIVRKYGAMFILLPLSDAGLPKSLEEKKDIIEKITLRARELGMNKSDIVVDGLVATVGADKRAALETLETIRYCKENGYATICGLSNISFGLPQRGYINTAFLTMAIKDGLTMAIANPSQELLVSSAFASDLLLNKEEADIRYIELIGGIEAKKKSQEGGNVPPSGTDNVKTSRDAQASVIDGYKILTTINEAVLKGNKKKITDYTITALEEGRAPQEILNDALLPAINEVGDLFDKGKYFLPQLIASAEAMKTAIEYLEPLLKEASGEKEMPAIIIATVEGDIHDIGKNLVALMLKNYGFRVIDLGKDVPKEKIIQAAIENDASVIALSALMTTTMQEMRRVISYAREQGVTAKVIIGGAVITQDYADEIGADGYSKDAADAVRLTKHILNIEE; this comes from the coding sequence ATGACAAAGAACGAATTCAGAAGTTTTATAAAAGAACATCCAATTTATTTGGACGGTGCTACAGGCTCCAATTTGCTGAAAAGAGGAATGCCGGTGGGCGTCTGCCCGGAGAAATGGATTTTAGAAAATAAAAGTACATTAATCGCATTACAGAAGGAGTTTATAGAAGCGGGAAGTAATATTGTCTATGCCCCAACCTTTTCGGCCAATTCTGTAAAGCTTACGGAATACGGTCTGGAAAACGACATCGAAGCGATGAACATGGAATTAGTTGCAGTTTCCAGGGATGCGGCAGGAGGCCGTTGCCTTGTCGCAGGCGATCTCACCATGACGGGAGAGCAGCTTTCCCCCATGGGAACCATGGATTTCGAGGATTTGATCAATATTTATAAAGAGCAGATAGGCTATCTTGTGCGAGGAGATGTGGACCTCCTGGTAATAGAAACGATGATGAGCCTGCAAGAGAGCCGGGCGGCTCTTATCGCCGCCAAGGAAATCTGTGATTTGCCGGTAATGGTAACCATGACCTTCGAGTCCGATGGCAGGACTCTTTATGGAACGGATGCCAAGACGGCAGCAATAGTACTTCAAAGTCTTGGAGCTGATGCTGTGGGGGCTAATTGCTCCACAGGACCGGACAAGATGGCGGATATTATAAGAACAATGGCGGAGGTGACCTCCGTACCGATCATTGCAAAGCCCAACGCCGGTCTGCCCTATCTGGATAAAGACGGCAATACCGTTTATGATATGAACAGCAAGGATTTTGCTGAAGGTATGGCAAAGCTGGTGGAAGCAGGAGCGTCCATTTTAGGCGGCTGCTGCGGTACGACACCGGAATATATAGAAAAACTGAAAAACCGTACCGCTCATATGAGCCTTGTAAAGCGGCAGGAGCCTGTAAAGCGTTACCTGACTTCGGAGCGTAAGACGGTGGAATTTGGCTTGGACGATAATTTCATTATTGTGGGCGAACGTATCAATCCAACAGGTAAAAAGAAGCTTCAGGAACAGCTCAGAGCCGGAAACATGGATATGGTAGCTGAATTCGCTCAGGAACAGGAGGCTTGCGGAGCGGGTATTCTGGATGTGAATATGGGAATGAGCGGAGTGGATGAGAAGGAGCTTATGCTAAGAGCTTTGGAGGAGGTAGCAGGAGTAACCTCCATTCCTTTATCTATCGATTCCAGCCATATAGACGTCCTGGAGGCTGCCCTCAGGCGCTATCCAGGACGTGCGCTCATCAATTCCGTCTCTTATGAAAAGATGAAATTCAATCATTTGCTGCCCATCGTAAGGAAGTATGGAGCGATGTTCATCCTGCTCCCTTTATCGGACGCGGGACTTCCCAAAAGTTTAGAGGAAAAAAAGGACATTATTGAAAAGATCACGCTTAGGGCAAGGGAACTGGGCATGAATAAATCGGATATCGTCGTAGACGGATTGGTGGCTACCGTGGGTGCCGACAAAAGGGCGGCCTTGGAGACCTTGGAAACTATACGTTACTGCAAGGAAAACGGCTATGCAACCATTTGTGGATTATCCAATATTTCTTTCGGCCTTCCCCAGAGAGGATATATCAATACGGCCTTCCTGACGATGGCAATCAAAGATGGCCTTACAATGGCGATTGCCAATCCCTCACAGGAATTGTTAGTAAGCAGCGCCTTCGCTTCCGATTTGCTTCTTAACAAGGAGGAAGCCGATATTCGCTATATTGAATTGATAGGCGGCATAGAGGCAAAAAAGAAATCTCAGGAAGGCGGGAACGTCCCCCCTTCGGGGACGGATAATGTAAAAACCAGCAGGGATGCACAAGCATCTGTTATAGATGGGTACAAAATACTCACCACAATAAACGAAGCCGTATTAAAGGGAAATAAGAAAAAAATCACCGACTATACCATAACGGCATTAGAGGAGGGACGAGCACCTCAGGAAATTCTGAACGATGCACTCCTTCCGGCTATCAACGAGGTGGGCGACCTCTTCGATAAAGGAAAATACTTCCTTCCCCAGCTTATCGCAAGTGCGGAAGCGATGAAAACGGCTATCGAATATTTGGAACCGCTTCTGAAAGAGGCAAGCGGAGAGAAAGAGATGCCGGCGATCATAATAGCGACAGTGGAGGGAGATATTCACGACATCGGGAAGAATCTGGTGGCACTGATGCTGAAAAATTACGGTTTCCGAGTCATCGACCTTGGGAAGGACGTGCCTAAGGAGAAAATTATTCAGGCGGCAATTGAGAACGATGCCAGTGTTATAGCTCTTTCTGCCCTTATGACGACGACGATGCAGGAAATGCGGCGAGTCATCTCATATGCGAGAGAGCAGGGGGTTACGGCTAAGGTCATTATCGGCGGAGCGGTCATTACTCAGGATTATGCGGATGAAATAGGTGCTGACGGCTATTCCAAGGATGCCGCGGATGCGGTCAGGCTGACGAAACATATTCTGAACATAGAAGAATAA
- a CDS encoding helix-turn-helix domain-containing protein has product MEKIMVSEYVSIGELVRITGCRYSTLKFYTEEGLLYFEQEEENLTRRFPREKTLRRIAEIKELREKGKSIPDIKQILETNI; this is encoded by the coding sequence ATGGAAAAAATTATGGTATCGGAATATGTATCGATCGGAGAGCTTGTGAGGATTACGGGATGCCGATATAGCACGCTGAAATTTTATACGGAAGAAGGTTTGCTTTATTTTGAGCAGGAGGAAGAGAATCTGACCCGCAGATTCCCAAGGGAAAAGACACTGCGAAGAATAGCAGAGATCAAAGAGCTGAGGGAAAAGGGAAAAAGCATTCCCGACATCAAGCAAATTTTAGAAACTAATATATAG
- the ilvB gene encoding biosynthetic-type acetolactate synthase large subunit yields MIGADAMVKCLEEEGVKIIFGYPGAAICPFYDSILDTDIRTILVRTEQSAAHAANGLARVSGEPGVCVVTSGPGATNIITGIATAFADSIPLICITGQVESDLIGSDAFQEADITGAVESFVKYSYLIKDANEIPRIFKEAFHIANTGRKGPVLIDVPLDIQNAAISKFNYPEKVNMRTYKPTVKGNMVQIKKVAKELEKAKKPLICVGGGVLLSSAEKEIREFSEKYDIPVVSTMMGIGVMPSEHPMFYGMVGNNGAPCANRAMKESDLLIMVGARVADRAVSHPNMITNYKVLVHIDVDPVEIGKNVGSHIPLVGDAGHIFKDLGAQEISCEHEEWLKALSEYKTTMAVKRSPDKNYVDPAQFITKLSRKMEDDGIYVADVGQNQIWSCSYHIVKNGRFLTSGGMGTMGYSIPAAIGAKLADEKKQVVAVCGDGSFQMSMMELATMKQHDVPVKIVVLKNNYLGMVREYQHYTYKDKYSAVDISGSPDLEKLAAAYDIDFLRLYNMEKADEVIDRFLKEDNSMLLECLINPMDLVMGG; encoded by the coding sequence ATGATTGGTGCAGATGCAATGGTAAAGTGTCTGGAGGAAGAAGGCGTAAAGATAATTTTCGGTTATCCGGGAGCAGCAATTTGTCCTTTTTATGACAGTATCCTGGATACGGATATCCGCACGATTCTCGTTCGGACGGAACAGAGTGCGGCTCATGCAGCGAACGGACTTGCTCGCGTATCGGGAGAGCCTGGCGTCTGTGTCGTTACATCAGGTCCCGGGGCAACCAATATTATTACGGGAATAGCTACGGCTTTTGCCGACAGCATCCCGCTTATATGTATTACCGGTCAGGTAGAGAGCGATCTGATCGGTAGCGATGCCTTTCAAGAGGCAGATATAACGGGAGCTGTGGAATCTTTTGTAAAATACAGCTATCTCATTAAGGATGCAAACGAAATCCCCCGGATATTTAAAGAGGCGTTTCATATCGCCAATACAGGAAGAAAAGGGCCGGTGCTCATCGATGTGCCGCTCGATATACAAAATGCAGCTATTTCGAAGTTCAATTATCCGGAAAAAGTAAATATGAGAACCTACAAGCCTACGGTAAAGGGAAATATGGTTCAGATCAAAAAAGTAGCAAAAGAGCTTGAAAAGGCAAAGAAGCCCCTTATCTGCGTTGGCGGAGGAGTGCTTTTAAGCAGTGCGGAAAAGGAGATTCGTGAATTCTCGGAAAAATACGATATTCCGGTTGTCTCCACGATGATGGGAATCGGAGTTATGCCGAGTGAACATCCTATGTTTTACGGAATGGTCGGAAATAACGGTGCACCCTGCGCCAACCGTGCCATGAAGGAATCCGATTTGCTGATCATGGTAGGAGCCAGAGTGGCGGATAGGGCTGTCAGCCATCCGAATATGATAACAAATTACAAGGTGCTCGTACATATCGACGTGGACCCGGTAGAAATCGGCAAGAATGTAGGCTCTCATATCCCTCTCGTAGGCGATGCGGGACATATCTTCAAGGATTTGGGTGCGCAGGAAATCTCTTGCGAGCACGAAGAGTGGTTGAAGGCACTTAGCGAATACAAAACGACGATGGCGGTAAAGCGCAGTCCTGATAAGAATTACGTGGATCCTGCCCAGTTCATCACAAAGCTTTCAAGAAAGATGGAGGACGACGGTATTTATGTTGCGGACGTAGGCCAGAACCAGATTTGGTCCTGCAGCTATCATATCGTAAAGAATGGCCGCTTTCTGACTTCCGGAGGTATGGGAACCATGGGATATTCCATTCCTGCGGCAATAGGCGCTAAGCTTGCGGATGAGAAGAAGCAGGTAGTTGCAGTATGCGGCGATGGTTCCTTCCAGATGTCCATGATGGAATTGGCGACGATGAAACAGCATGATGTACCGGTTAAAATCGTTGTCTTAAAAAATAACTATCTGGGCATGGTGCGTGAATACCAGCATTATACCTACAAAGACAAGTATTCCGCAGTTGACATATCCGGCAGCCCGGACTTGGAAAAGCTGGCAGCCGCTTATGATATTGACTTTCTCCGCTTATACAATATGGAGAAGGCGGATGAGGTTATCGATCGGTTTTTAAAAGAGGATAATTCCATGCTGTTAGAATGCCTGATAAATCCGATGGATTTGGTAATGGGAGGATGA